A window of Agrobacterium tumefaciens contains these coding sequences:
- a CDS encoding DUF4038 domain-containing protein codes for MSSACIAQDSVFPLRRAQDERYLEDSKGLPFLIVGDSAWSLIGDTSISDTEFYLETRKRQGFNTVLVSLIEHQFSRKAPANFYGERPFEGDAFGQPNEAYFDRAEEVIKAAARRNMLVLLCPAYSGARGGPEGWYQEMVAAGPEKLREYGRYVGQRFAKYPNIIWVQGGDYDPPDRALVTAVAMGIRETDPSALQTVHGNPDTVTNDFWRDASWLDIDSVYTYGDVAEAVLNRYRPGPRRPFFLIESAYEGENNVKERQVRLIAYGALLSGAGGQVFGNNPVWHFSAAGLYEAKDSWQRSLSSRGAQSITHLSTLFRQLAWWKLVPDQGSLLKGDAGAFAARDRDGSFAVIYLDTPSVAIDLDSLAAGEKVLQWYDPSNGIYIEPIVRLGRSGLRNITVPASANAFGFQDWIAVLSAQE; via the coding sequence ATGTCCTCGGCCTGTATCGCACAGGACAGCGTTTTTCCGCTGAGGAGGGCGCAGGACGAGCGTTATCTCGAAGACAGCAAGGGTTTGCCATTCCTGATCGTCGGGGACAGTGCGTGGTCGCTCATCGGCGATACGTCTATCTCCGATACGGAATTTTATCTGGAAACCCGAAAGAGGCAGGGGTTTAACACCGTCCTTGTTTCGTTGATCGAGCACCAGTTCTCCCGCAAGGCGCCAGCAAACTTCTACGGCGAAAGACCCTTCGAAGGCGATGCCTTCGGGCAACCGAACGAGGCCTATTTCGACAGGGCGGAAGAAGTCATAAAGGCAGCCGCTCGTCGCAACATGCTGGTGCTTCTCTGTCCGGCCTATAGCGGCGCACGCGGTGGCCCGGAAGGATGGTATCAGGAAATGGTCGCGGCCGGGCCTGAAAAGCTTCGGGAATATGGACGATATGTTGGACAACGTTTTGCGAAGTACCCGAACATCATCTGGGTCCAGGGCGGCGATTATGATCCGCCCGATCGTGCTCTGGTGACGGCTGTCGCCATGGGCATCAGAGAAACTGACCCCTCCGCATTACAGACCGTGCATGGCAATCCCGATACGGTGACGAATGATTTTTGGCGCGACGCTTCCTGGCTCGATATCGATTCGGTTTATACGTACGGCGATGTCGCGGAGGCGGTGCTCAATCGGTACCGACCTGGACCGAGACGCCCTTTTTTCCTCATCGAAAGCGCCTATGAGGGCGAGAACAATGTCAAGGAACGGCAGGTTCGTCTCATTGCCTATGGTGCGCTGCTTTCGGGAGCGGGCGGCCAGGTCTTCGGTAACAATCCGGTATGGCATTTCTCCGCCGCCGGGCTCTATGAAGCGAAGGACAGCTGGCAACGCTCGTTAAGCAGCCGTGGTGCGCAAAGCATCACGCATCTGTCAACGCTTTTCAGGCAACTCGCATGGTGGAAGCTCGTGCCCGATCAGGGCAGCCTGCTGAAAGGCGATGCGGGCGCATTTGCGGCGCGTGACAGGGATGGCTCTTTCGCCGTGATCTATCTCGACACGCCTTCCGTTGCGATTGATCTCGACAGTTTGGCGGCAGGCGAGAAGGTGCTTCAATGGTACGATCCGTCGAACGGAATTTATATCGAACCGATCGTTCGCCTTGGCCGCAGCGGTCTTCGCAACATAACGGTGCCGGCATCGGCCAATGCTTTTGGCTTCCAGGACTGGATCGCCGTTCTCTCAGCTCAGGAATGA
- a CDS encoding glycosyltransferase family 4 protein encodes MKLAYFVLPHIGGTYSVFKHLRKGLADYGMDVRWLGVCKETYGLPLDLQGERAFGQLLRMPVNLSERECASRMATAIEEGGFDGVIVNVLGDQLQTNIARYLPEGILRILVVHNISPGTYAAARAVRDYAHVTIGVSERCCADLIARNGFSKDRTYAIPNAVDSDAFRRQAVRGVNRGPELKALFVGRIEDASKGVMWLREILDGSPEAVRLTIVGDGPDMGKLRRRLDRHDGRVSYAGSVQLSDIPVIMASHDVLIMPSRFEGLGMTMIEAMAGGCVPVVSHIRGVTDTIVVPGQNGFLFPIGNYTAAANAIARLHADRDLLERMSIAGKEMVLNRFSIERIAARYHDVISMTLNDRPGLSKVLKMEDWSIPAGLRPGLRTYLPLPLKNWLRVVRERL; translated from the coding sequence ATGAAGCTTGCCTATTTTGTCCTTCCCCATATCGGCGGCACCTATTCCGTCTTCAAACATCTTCGCAAAGGCCTCGCCGACTATGGCATGGACGTGCGATGGCTCGGCGTATGCAAGGAAACATACGGGCTGCCACTCGACCTGCAGGGTGAGAGGGCATTCGGGCAACTGCTGCGCATGCCCGTCAATCTCAGCGAACGCGAATGTGCATCGCGCATGGCGACCGCCATCGAAGAAGGCGGGTTCGACGGTGTGATCGTCAATGTTCTCGGCGATCAGTTGCAGACAAACATCGCGCGCTATCTGCCCGAGGGTATCCTGCGTATCCTCGTCGTCCATAATATCTCGCCTGGAACATATGCAGCCGCCCGCGCGGTGCGGGACTACGCCCATGTCACGATCGGCGTATCGGAGCGGTGCTGCGCCGATCTCATCGCGCGCAACGGATTTTCGAAGGATCGCACTTACGCAATCCCGAATGCAGTGGACAGCGATGCGTTTCGTCGCCAGGCGGTTCGGGGCGTCAACCGGGGGCCGGAACTCAAGGCTCTTTTCGTCGGCCGTATTGAAGATGCATCGAAAGGCGTGATGTGGTTGCGGGAAATATTGGACGGGTCGCCAGAGGCGGTGCGCCTGACGATCGTCGGAGATGGGCCGGATATGGGCAAGCTCAGACGGAGGCTGGACCGCCATGATGGTCGCGTCAGTTACGCAGGATCCGTGCAGCTTTCAGACATACCAGTCATCATGGCGAGCCATGATGTTCTCATCATGCCGTCCCGCTTCGAGGGGCTTGGCATGACGATGATCGAGGCAATGGCCGGCGGCTGCGTCCCGGTCGTGTCTCATATTCGCGGCGTGACCGATACGATTGTCGTGCCGGGCCAAAACGGCTTCCTGTTCCCGATCGGCAATTATACGGCAGCGGCCAATGCGATCGCGCGCTTGCACGCCGATCGCGACCTTCTCGAGCGGATGTCGATCGCGGGAAAGGAAATGGTCCTGAACCGCTTCAGCATCGAGCGGATAGCTGCTCGCTATCACGACGTCATTTCCATGACGCTGAACGATCGTCCCGGCCTGTCGAAAGTGCTCAAAATGGAGGACTGGTCCATTCCCGCGGGGTTGCGACCCGGCCTTAGAACCTATCTGCCGTTGCCTTTGAAAAACTGGCTGCGTGTCGTTCGTGAACGACTCTGA
- a CDS encoding polysaccharide pyruvyl transferase family protein yields MRITLLGQFGSGNSGNDGSLEAMLLYLRRMRPDADLLCICASPTVVSAKFNIRAMGAGGPPLTNAWMRQLDKLLGKVPRRLMLLVSALLSFDKADLMIIPGTGILDDFQERWFGWPFVVFCWCLVARLRNTRIAFVSIGAGPMKSRLSRWFLRSAAQMASYRSYRDDFSLNYMKMIGVDVSRDHRYPDIAFDLPVPVPHRQNQANGAMNIGVGVMDYRGWRHNDPDSVRIYTTYIHKLSRLVSWLIGEGHRITLLMGDITDRVACADLMFLLTDMLSEDELAQIDISSAATLRDIMQQMAAIDLAVVSRYHGAVCSLKLGNPTISIGYARKFDDLMTDFDQERFSRHIDTFEVEEVIELVKEILAGAGAVRQRIARANDRFKRQLSEQEALLGREFLSIDAVATPQRVTT; encoded by the coding sequence ATGAGGATCACTCTCCTTGGACAATTTGGCTCGGGCAATTCGGGCAATGACGGGTCGCTGGAAGCCATGCTCCTTTATCTGCGCAGGATGAGGCCCGATGCCGATCTCCTATGCATCTGCGCAAGTCCGACCGTCGTAAGCGCGAAGTTCAACATTCGCGCGATGGGTGCGGGGGGGCCTCCTCTGACCAATGCCTGGATGAGGCAATTGGACAAACTACTCGGCAAGGTGCCTCGACGGCTCATGCTCTTGGTCAGCGCCCTCTTGAGTTTCGACAAGGCTGACCTGATGATCATTCCGGGGACCGGCATCCTCGATGATTTTCAGGAAAGGTGGTTCGGCTGGCCCTTTGTCGTATTTTGCTGGTGTCTCGTCGCCCGCCTTCGTAACACGCGCATCGCCTTCGTCAGCATCGGCGCCGGTCCAATGAAAAGCCGTCTCAGCCGCTGGTTCCTGCGCTCGGCCGCACAGATGGCCTCCTATCGATCCTATCGGGACGATTTCTCGCTCAACTACATGAAAATGATCGGTGTCGATGTGTCGCGAGACCACCGTTACCCCGATATCGCCTTTGATCTTCCCGTTCCCGTGCCCCACCGGCAAAACCAGGCCAACGGCGCTATGAACATAGGCGTCGGGGTGATGGACTATCGCGGCTGGCGCCACAATGATCCCGACTCCGTCAGGATCTACACGACCTACATCCACAAGCTCTCACGGCTCGTGAGCTGGTTGATCGGTGAAGGACACCGCATCACCCTTTTGATGGGGGACATTACTGACAGGGTCGCCTGCGCGGATCTAATGTTTCTGCTGACGGATATGCTCTCCGAGGACGAGCTGGCCCAGATCGACATCAGCTCGGCCGCAACGCTGCGCGATATCATGCAACAGATGGCGGCAATCGACCTTGCCGTCGTGTCGAGATATCATGGAGCGGTCTGCTCCCTGAAACTCGGAAATCCGACAATATCCATAGGTTATGCCCGCAAGTTCGATGATTTGATGACTGATTTCGACCAGGAGAGATTCTCCCGGCATATCGACACGTTCGAAGTCGAAGAGGTCATCGAGCTGGTGAAGGAGATACTCGCTGGAGCAGGAGCTGTGCGGCAGCGGATTGCCCGCGCCAATGATCGCTTCAAGCGCCAGCTCTCCGAGCAAGAAGCGCTCCTCGGTCGGGAATTTCTCTCAATAGACGCCGTCGCAACACCGCAGCGCGTTACGACTTAG
- a CDS encoding oligosaccharide flippase family protein, with the protein MHKVRRAFFMAMLEQHLGIAINFALIAIVSRLLSPAEVGFAVIGYGVTSVIFAFREFVSSDFLIQLDVVERDDINTSLTLLLLVSGFLGIILYLCGPYLANFYHQPGLQHYLIVAIAAVMAESLGMPAFSMLRRRLAFGTIARVRTIGLVVMAVVTIFTASKGGGFVSFALGLLVGNSVASALAAYADPAQRKARLSLKSWRRMAEFGRFRGASTIVDKLYESLPQLVLGFAMTPTAVAIYNRANTVCSIPDRIFLSAIFSFAFPALAAEVREGGDVRRSYLRALSYITVLYWPSLIMVAILADPIVRLALGDQWLAAVAITRILALASIFWFPMVLTTPLLIALNANREAFLGNFVCRSVSAIVLCSASFFGLTAVALSQFVTLPFQMLVAFYLVRRHAHFKLPELFAAIGPSAAVTLAAIAGPLAISASIRFRFDYSLGQAGSAILLSVAGWAACLLLLRHPLVSEIRSTLHAFAGRPRRNSRPPAPASISDTVVSAAAEP; encoded by the coding sequence ATGCACAAAGTCCGCCGCGCCTTTTTCATGGCAATGCTGGAACAACACCTCGGAATCGCGATCAATTTCGCTTTGATAGCGATCGTATCGAGATTGCTCTCGCCGGCGGAAGTTGGCTTTGCCGTCATCGGTTACGGGGTGACCTCGGTGATCTTCGCCTTTCGCGAATTCGTTTCTTCCGATTTCCTCATCCAGCTCGATGTCGTTGAACGCGACGACATTAACACGTCGCTCACATTGCTACTCCTGGTCAGCGGCTTTCTCGGGATCATTCTTTATCTGTGCGGACCGTATCTGGCGAATTTTTACCACCAGCCCGGTCTCCAGCACTATCTTATCGTCGCAATTGCCGCCGTCATGGCCGAAAGCCTGGGCATGCCGGCGTTCTCGATGCTGCGTCGGCGGCTGGCCTTCGGCACCATCGCACGCGTCCGAACCATCGGCCTCGTCGTTATGGCGGTCGTAACAATCTTCACTGCCAGCAAGGGAGGGGGCTTCGTCAGTTTCGCTCTCGGCCTGCTCGTCGGCAACAGCGTTGCGAGCGCCCTTGCCGCCTATGCCGATCCGGCCCAGCGCAAAGCGCGCCTTTCACTCAAATCGTGGCGCCGCATGGCCGAATTCGGCCGCTTCAGGGGCGCCTCCACCATCGTTGACAAGCTATACGAATCCCTGCCGCAGCTCGTCCTCGGGTTTGCCATGACCCCGACAGCGGTCGCCATCTACAATCGCGCCAACACCGTCTGCTCCATTCCCGACCGCATCTTCCTCTCGGCAATCTTCTCCTTCGCGTTTCCGGCGCTCGCCGCCGAAGTTCGCGAAGGTGGAGATGTCCGCAGGTCCTATCTGCGCGCCCTCAGCTACATCACCGTGCTGTATTGGCCATCGCTGATCATGGTCGCCATTCTCGCCGATCCCATCGTGCGCCTCGCACTTGGAGACCAGTGGCTCGCCGCCGTCGCGATCACACGCATTCTCGCACTTGCGTCGATCTTCTGGTTTCCAATGGTTTTGACAACGCCGTTGCTGATCGCTCTCAACGCCAACCGGGAGGCTTTTCTCGGCAATTTCGTCTGCCGCAGCGTCTCGGCAATCGTGCTCTGTTCTGCCAGCTTTTTCGGCCTGACCGCGGTAGCGCTGAGCCAGTTCGTCACCCTGCCCTTCCAGATGCTTGTCGCCTTCTATCTGGTAAGACGCCATGCGCACTTCAAATTGCCCGAACTCTTTGCGGCCATCGGGCCGAGTGCAGCCGTGACCCTTGCCGCGATTGCGGGACCGCTCGCCATATCCGCTTCGATCAGATTCCGCTTCGATTATTCCCTCGGCCAGGCTGGCAGCGCCATCCTTCTTTCGGTGGCCGGTTGGGCGGCCTGCCTGCTTCTTCTGCGTCACCCACTCGTCAGCGAGATACGTTCGACGCTCCATGCCTTCGCCGGACGTCCACGCAGGAACAGCAGACCGCCTGCGCCAGCTTCCATTTCAGACACCGTCGTTTCCGCAGCGGCCGAACCATGA
- a CDS encoding glycosyltransferase family A protein, giving the protein MSSIDIVIPNYNYGRFLEGCVQSVLGQNISEMRILIIDNASTDDSVAIARSLATANPLIETSLHPINLGGHASFNEGIDWARADYFAIVCADDMLSPEALARAIEALDDNPGAHMAYGRTAFFRDDAEITSSICSDADGMQLHCGIDFIARICATGRSPVPGPLAVTRTHIQHQAGHYRPALRHTDDVEMWMRLAVLGDIVELDAVQNFTRIHGANQSATLDNVLGWNTEMEAALESFFGNEGAFLENAETLLKRGRASLSDRAYWCALSNLLRRRPGARALLAQAVRLRPASAFLPPVGYLMRRPDAFHRIRAAIARR; this is encoded by the coding sequence ATGAGCAGCATCGATATCGTCATTCCCAATTACAATTACGGTCGCTTCCTCGAGGGATGCGTACAAAGTGTCCTTGGCCAGAACATATCGGAAATGCGTATCCTTATTATCGACAACGCCTCCACGGACGACAGTGTTGCGATCGCCCGGTCCCTCGCTACCGCGAATCCCCTCATCGAGACGAGCCTGCACCCCATCAACCTCGGCGGTCACGCGTCTTTCAACGAAGGAATCGATTGGGCTCGGGCGGACTATTTCGCCATCGTCTGCGCTGACGATATGCTGTCGCCTGAAGCACTCGCGCGCGCAATAGAGGCGCTCGACGACAATCCCGGCGCGCATATGGCGTACGGCCGGACCGCCTTCTTCCGTGACGACGCCGAGATAACCTCAAGCATTTGCAGCGATGCCGATGGTATGCAGCTTCATTGCGGCATCGACTTCATCGCCAGAATTTGCGCGACGGGACGCAGCCCGGTGCCGGGTCCACTCGCCGTCACCAGAACGCATATTCAGCACCAAGCCGGTCATTACCGGCCAGCACTGCGCCATACCGACGATGTTGAGATGTGGATGCGGCTCGCGGTGCTGGGTGATATCGTCGAGCTGGATGCCGTGCAGAATTTCACGCGCATCCACGGTGCCAACCAATCGGCCACTCTTGACAACGTGCTCGGCTGGAACACCGAAATGGAGGCGGCGCTCGAAAGCTTCTTTGGCAATGAAGGGGCTTTCCTTGAGAATGCAGAAACGCTGCTAAAACGCGGTCGCGCGAGCCTGAGCGACCGCGCCTATTGGTGTGCCCTTTCCAATCTGCTGCGGCGCCGGCCCGGCGCGCGTGCCCTTCTCGCACAGGCTGTTCGCCTCAGACCCGCTTCAGCATTTCTGCCACCGGTAGGCTATCTTATGCGTCGACCAGACGCGTTTCATCGCATTCGCGCGGCAATCGCCCGCCGATAG
- a CDS encoding response regulator, with protein sequence MAGRSKDGDKAHSTVAVETASLSGSETWAELSTSRKRLESLNEHLTVRNNQLQEALERQRAISNDLLNLLHNTDVPTLFLDSRLRIRFFTPAILSLFDILSSDVGRPLSDLRGFDGDVTLHADATATLLEGTPIESEVEGPDGRWYVRRVKPCQGAGETIDGVVITFIDISAQKRIAESREAAKKSAERATEAKSRFLSAASHDLRQPLQNLKLLHGLLERSVGEGQSRIFVQRMGETLSSMLGILNTVLDINQIEAGMAEPKMVSFPIGDLLGKLFREFYYPAQAAGLQLRVVPSSVAVRTDPRLFEQVVRNLLSNALKYTPSGTILVGCRRRGAKVRFDVWDTGIGIPEDRIEDVFQEYLQLNVPDVAEDGGLGLGLSIVKRLGDLLGLKIAVRSQLHKGSAFMIEMERAPAGEPLAQMRTTVNGRSRQASTLSSASVLIIEDDNGMRDLLKMGLEQAGYVVAATSGAAEAIAIVRGLKFIPDAILADYNLPSGGNGIAVIEEIRQVLFRNVPALILTGDISGKTLSDFAQHEIPYLHKPAKLKDVVQAVETLVVRQTGERAAQVSEAEFMEPMRGRLIEVIDDQQDIRDNLRALFEGEGWVVATYVSAEEYLADYKPDRSGCLLVDAYLPGMVGMELLRLLKERHHRFPVIVITGRSDVRMAINAMRYGAADFIEKPFSYQDIYRSVLLAFERSRDANEREERRETARATLAMLTRKQRQILDRIVQGQANKVIAADLKLSQRTVENHRASIMRRTKSASLPALLRLVLNAEE encoded by the coding sequence ATGGCGGGACGCAGCAAGGATGGTGACAAGGCTCATTCTACTGTCGCGGTGGAGACCGCTTCCTTGTCCGGATCAGAGACGTGGGCGGAACTCTCTACTTCGAGGAAGAGACTGGAATCCCTCAATGAACATCTGACAGTCCGCAATAATCAATTGCAAGAAGCCCTGGAGCGTCAGCGGGCGATTTCCAACGATCTGCTAAATCTCCTTCATAACACCGATGTACCAACGCTTTTTTTGGATTCCCGTCTTCGTATACGGTTCTTCACACCGGCTATCCTTTCCCTTTTCGACATCCTCTCGTCCGATGTCGGCCGCCCCCTGTCGGACCTTCGCGGGTTTGACGGCGACGTCACGCTTCACGCCGATGCGACGGCGACGCTCCTCGAAGGCACCCCAATCGAGAGCGAGGTGGAAGGACCCGATGGGCGCTGGTATGTCCGCCGCGTCAAACCCTGTCAGGGCGCGGGTGAAACGATTGATGGAGTGGTCATCACCTTCATCGATATAAGCGCGCAGAAACGGATTGCCGAGAGCAGGGAGGCTGCCAAGAAATCCGCTGAACGGGCGACCGAGGCAAAGTCGCGATTCCTGTCTGCAGCAAGCCACGATCTTCGGCAGCCGCTGCAGAACTTGAAGCTGTTGCATGGGCTTTTGGAAAGAAGCGTGGGCGAAGGACAATCACGCATTTTCGTGCAGAGGATGGGCGAAACGCTGTCTTCGATGCTGGGAATACTCAACACTGTTCTTGATATCAACCAGATCGAAGCAGGGATGGCGGAACCGAAGATGGTGAGCTTTCCGATAGGCGATCTCCTAGGAAAGCTTTTCAGGGAGTTCTATTATCCCGCTCAGGCGGCGGGGCTGCAACTCCGTGTCGTCCCGTCCAGTGTGGCCGTTCGCACCGATCCCCGTCTGTTCGAGCAGGTCGTTCGCAATCTTCTGTCCAACGCATTGAAGTACACGCCGAGTGGCACGATCCTGGTTGGCTGTCGCCGCCGCGGTGCAAAGGTTCGGTTCGACGTGTGGGACACCGGAATAGGCATTCCCGAAGATCGCATCGAGGACGTCTTTCAGGAATATCTGCAACTCAATGTACCTGATGTTGCGGAAGACGGTGGGTTGGGACTGGGATTGTCGATCGTCAAGCGGCTTGGCGACCTTCTTGGACTAAAGATTGCGGTGCGGTCGCAATTGCATAAAGGTTCCGCATTCATGATCGAGATGGAGCGGGCGCCGGCAGGGGAGCCGCTTGCGCAAATGCGCACGACCGTTAATGGCCGGTCGCGTCAAGCCAGCACCCTTTCGTCCGCATCGGTTTTGATCATCGAAGACGATAACGGGATGCGCGATCTGCTCAAGATGGGATTGGAGCAAGCTGGATACGTCGTCGCTGCGACCTCTGGGGCTGCCGAAGCAATCGCTATTGTTCGGGGGTTGAAGTTCATCCCCGACGCTATTCTAGCAGACTACAATCTTCCTTCCGGTGGCAATGGCATCGCTGTGATTGAAGAAATCCGGCAGGTACTCTTCCGCAATGTTCCGGCGCTCATTCTCACAGGCGATATTTCAGGCAAGACGCTGAGCGATTTTGCTCAGCACGAAATTCCCTATCTGCACAAGCCGGCGAAACTCAAGGACGTGGTGCAGGCGGTTGAGACTTTGGTCGTTCGCCAAACCGGCGAGAGAGCAGCGCAGGTAAGCGAAGCTGAATTCATGGAGCCGATGAGGGGCAGGCTCATCGAAGTCATCGACGACCAGCAAGACATCAGGGACAATTTGCGCGCTCTTTTCGAAGGTGAGGGCTGGGTGGTCGCAACGTATGTTTCGGCAGAAGAATATCTTGCCGACTATAAGCCGGACAGATCAGGTTGTCTGCTTGTCGACGCCTATTTGCCCGGCATGGTCGGCATGGAATTGCTGCGTTTGCTGAAAGAAAGACACCATCGGTTTCCGGTGATTGTTATCACGGGTCGCAGCGATGTCCGTATGGCAATAAATGCGATGCGTTATGGTGCGGCCGATTTCATCGAGAAGCCTTTTTCTTACCAGGACATATATCGCAGCGTACTCTTGGCCTTCGAGCGATCGCGCGATGCGAACGAGCGCGAAGAGCGGCGCGAAACGGCGCGCGCCACGCTGGCGATGCTTACCCGCAAACAACGGCAGATCCTCGACCGGATTGTTCAGGGACAGGCCAACAAGGTGATTGCTGCCGATTTGAAGCTCAGTCAGCGCACTGTCGAAAATCATCGCGCCTCCATCATGCGGCGAACGAAATCCGCTTCGCTGCCGGCCCTGCTGCGCCTTGTGCTGAATGCCGAAGAATAG
- a CDS encoding LuxR C-terminal-related transcriptional regulator translates to MLTSVPNNGRSQFSSNFHMVAHSKPVETTVKKLAIIDDRALDRECLAQSLIAYGLDMEVELFSSLDEWRHAPNGHHNGILVNVGRSDLCDEVSLHELREFIADFPYLPVVILAENRDLRQVMRAFDVGVRGYISSAIGLAVCVGAISLALAGGAFVSAENLSDLRQLLVVAEGKERQRTAMFTQREVDVINALTQGKPNKIIAYELNLRESTVKVHIRNIMKKVGAKNRTEVIFKVSDLFKN, encoded by the coding sequence ATGCTGACCTCAGTTCCCAACAACGGGCGCAGCCAATTCTCATCAAATTTCCATATGGTTGCGCATTCGAAACCCGTGGAAACCACGGTCAAAAAGCTGGCGATCATCGACGACCGCGCGCTCGACCGTGAGTGTCTGGCCCAGAGCCTGATCGCCTATGGGCTTGATATGGAAGTCGAGCTGTTTTCATCACTCGATGAGTGGCGACATGCTCCGAACGGCCATCATAACGGCATCCTGGTCAACGTCGGTCGCAGCGATCTTTGCGATGAGGTATCCCTTCATGAGTTGAGGGAATTCATCGCGGATTTCCCTTACCTTCCGGTCGTCATTCTCGCGGAAAACCGTGATCTGCGCCAGGTCATGAGGGCGTTTGATGTCGGAGTGCGGGGATACATTTCCTCCGCGATAGGATTGGCAGTGTGCGTGGGCGCCATCTCGCTGGCACTGGCGGGCGGCGCTTTCGTATCGGCTGAAAATCTCAGCGATCTCAGGCAGTTGCTTGTCGTTGCGGAAGGCAAGGAACGTCAACGCACGGCCATGTTCACCCAGCGCGAGGTCGATGTTATCAACGCTTTGACGCAAGGCAAGCCGAACAAGATCATCGCCTACGAGCTCAATCTTCGCGAAAGCACCGTCAAGGTGCATATCCGCAATATCATGAAGAAAGTGGGCGCTAAAAACCGCACCGAAGTGATCTTTAAAGTTTCTGATCTTTTCAAAAATTAA
- a CDS encoding glutamate-1-semialdehyde 2,1-aminomutase, with translation MHSFVDNFENSDRLRQRSRNLIPGGAHTYAKGDDQYPVLSPGFIERGYGCHVWDVDGNEYIEYGMGNRAVGLGHAYGDVVEAARAELYRGCNFTRPSKIEVDCASTFLDTIQTAEMVKFCKNGSDATSAAIRLARAVTGRDLIARCSDHPFFSTDDWFIGTTEMNAGIPQAIQNLVLGFTYNDLTSARSLLDRFPGRIAAFILEPSRGEPPRDRFLHQLQELCHENGALFILDEMITGFRWDAGGAQKTYDIVPDLSCFGKALGNGFSISALAGKREFMERGGIDQTDAPRVFLLSTTHGAETHAMAAAIATMQVYTREPVVPHLVRQGNALRAAISQIAIAHGLDSYFGIQGHSACLSYFTLDQTGKPSQAFRSLFLQETIRRGILAPSLVVSYTHGDEDIARTLDAIDGALGVYRKALEYGVDKFLTGRPSDVVFRRFNGGSQHQASHGLKMADMAELSESIRKP, from the coding sequence ATGCACTCTTTCGTCGACAATTTCGAAAACTCGGATCGACTGCGCCAGCGCTCCCGCAACCTCATACCGGGCGGTGCACATACCTACGCCAAGGGTGACGACCAGTACCCTGTCCTGTCTCCCGGCTTCATTGAAAGGGGCTATGGCTGTCATGTCTGGGATGTCGATGGAAATGAATATATCGAATACGGCATGGGCAACCGGGCCGTCGGCCTAGGCCATGCTTATGGCGACGTCGTTGAGGCGGCGCGCGCGGAACTATACCGCGGTTGCAACTTTACGCGCCCGTCAAAGATCGAGGTGGACTGCGCTTCAACCTTTCTCGACACGATCCAGACAGCCGAAATGGTTAAATTCTGCAAGAACGGTTCTGATGCGACATCCGCCGCGATACGACTTGCACGGGCTGTTACAGGCCGCGACCTGATCGCGCGTTGCAGCGACCACCCGTTTTTCTCCACCGACGACTGGTTTATCGGAACAACGGAGATGAATGCAGGCATTCCTCAGGCGATCCAGAATCTGGTCCTTGGCTTCACTTACAATGATCTTACGAGTGCGCGCAGTCTGCTTGACCGCTTTCCAGGCCGAATAGCCGCCTTCATTCTGGAGCCGTCGCGCGGTGAACCGCCTCGGGACCGGTTTCTTCACCAACTCCAGGAGCTATGTCACGAAAACGGCGCGCTTTTCATTCTCGACGAAATGATCACGGGGTTCCGCTGGGACGCGGGGGGAGCGCAAAAGACATACGATATCGTCCCAGACCTGTCCTGTTTCGGCAAAGCGCTGGGGAATGGCTTTTCGATTTCAGCGCTTGCTGGCAAGCGTGAGTTCATGGAACGAGGCGGTATCGATCAAACCGATGCCCCCCGTGTCTTCTTGCTTTCCACGACGCATGGCGCGGAAACGCACGCGATGGCGGCGGCCATCGCAACCATGCAGGTTTACACCCGGGAACCCGTGGTCCCACATCTGGTCCGACAGGGAAACGCGTTGCGTGCCGCCATCAGCCAGATCGCAATCGCGCACGGGCTCGATTCCTACTTCGGTATTCAGGGCCACTCCGCCTGTCTCAGCTACTTCACGCTCGATCAGACTGGCAAGCCGTCTCAGGCGTTCCGCTCGCTCTTTCTGCAGGAAACCATCCGACGCGGCATTCTCGCACCGTCTCTCGTTGTAAGCTATACGCATGGGGACGAGGATATAGCCAGAACACTTGACGCCATAGACGGGGCGCTAGGGGTCTACCGAAAAGCGCTGGAATATGGCGTTGACAAATTCCTGACGGGACGCCCGTCGGATGTTGTATTTCGACGTTTCAACGGCGGATCGCAGCATCAGGCCAGCCATGGGCTGAAGATGGCCGACATGGCCGAGTTATCGGAAAGCATCCGAAAGCCTTAA